A genomic segment from Glycine soja cultivar W05 chromosome 20, ASM419377v2, whole genome shotgun sequence encodes:
- the LOC114402700 gene encoding homeobox-leucine zipper protein HOX3-like → MAVLPSSSSNLELTISVPGFASSPVLLPLSSVKELDINQVPLEEDWMASNMEDEEEGSNGDPPRKKLRLTKEQSRLLEESFRQNHTLNPKQKESLAMQLKLRPRQVEVWFQNRRARSKLKQTEMECEYLKRWFGSLTEQNRRLQREVEELRAMKVGPPTVISPHSCEPLPASTLSMCPRCERVTSTADKPPSAAAAAAAATLSPKVPPTQSRQPSAAC, encoded by the exons ATGGCGGTTTTACCAAGTAGCTCCTCAAACTTGGAATTGACCATATCTGTCCCTGGCTTTGCTTCTTCACCAGTCCTTCTTCCCTTATCATCTG TGAAAGAATTGGACATAAACCAAGTACCTCTAGAAGAAGATTGGATGGCATCAAAcatggaagatgaagaagaaggcaGCAATGGAGACCCTCCTCGCAAGAAACTCCGTCTCACAAAGGAACAATCTCGTCTCCTTGAAGAAAGCTTTAGACAAAACCACACTTTGAACCCA AAGCAGAAAGAGTCTTTGGCAATGCAACTGAAGCTGCGACCGAGGCAAGTGGAGGTGTGGTTTCAGAATCGTAGGGCCAG GAGCAAGCTGAAGCAGACGGAGATGGAGTGCGAGTACCTGAAGAGGTGGTTTGGTTCCCTCACAGAGCAGAACCGGAGGCTGCAGAGGGAAGTGGAAGAGCTACGAGCCATGAAGGTGGGCCCACCCACCGTGATCTCCCCTCACTCCTGCGAGCCGCTCCCTGCCTCCACACTTTCCATGTGTCCCCGCTGCGAGCGTGTCACCTCCACCGCCGACAAACCGCcctccgccgccgccgccgccgccgccgccactTTGTCCCCTAAAGTGCCGCCAACGCAATCCCGTCAACCCTCCGCTGCCTGTTGA
- the LOC114401565 gene encoding uncharacterized protein LOC114401565, with translation MQQPVPESPSQPLNIHGITLKGKHDENWGQLFAPMIQQWNNRHAFRVDAYPRQEGLLSFNSDYMVWYRRKTKMFVDPENAKTATLGEVAEALQYMVSPQGRKTCTFDDLVPYVEKITILSEEQERVTEPVSHGPASERQFPAQQFHMLQSSIETQGIARRRDTVEAEEYSQQMAERGHGMYYTPQTFAEYPTQMYQYPFQGHDTDTSATQQSFGGFAETQAQFSWPTMTPSQQYHGPIPTPNAPLGTQWNVPGQIPNTGDLFGVDLRNAFSAEADEEEAGRHRGRRNPDRQARRWDRPCGTSSRHHGHQNE, from the exons ATGCAGCAACCAGTTCCAGAGTCTCCTTCACAACCCCTAAACATTCATGGCATAACATTAAAGGGGAAACATGACGAAAATTGGGGACAATTGTTCGCCCCAATGATTCAGCAGTGGAATAATCGCCATGCATTTAGGGTCGACGCTTATCCCCGACAAGAaggcctattgagttttaactcggactacatggtctggtataggcgaaagacaaagatgtttgttgacccaGAAAATGCAAAGAcggctacattg GGTGAAGTTGCGGAGGCATTACAATACATGgtgtctcctcaagggaggaaAACATGCACatttgatgatctcgtgccttatgtggaaaaaattacaattttatccgaagagcaagagagagtcactgagccagtgtcacatggtcccgcatcagagcgtcaatttcccgcacaacagtttcacatgcttcagtcaAGTATTGAAACTCAGGGGATAGCCAGAAGAAGGGACACTGTTGAAGCGGaagaatattcccaacaaatggcggagcgtggccatggaatgtattacacgccacaaACATTTGCTGAGTATCCgacacagatgtatcagtatccttttcaGGGTCATGACACTGATACTTCTGCAACCCAGCAATCGTTCGGTGGTTTTGCGGAAACACAAGCTCAATTTTCATGGCCCACAATGACCCCTTCACAACAATATCATGggccaattccaacacctaatgccccgTTAGGAACACAATGGAATGTACCGGGACAAATACCTAATACAGGTGACTTATTCGGTGTTGATTTGCGTAACGCATTTTCTGCGGAGGCTGACGAAGAAGAAGCGGGGAGGCATCGgggcagaagaaatcctgatcgccaagcacgaagatgggatcgaccatgtggcacatcctcacggCATCACGGACACCAAAATGAATGA